One part of the Heptranchias perlo isolate sHepPer1 chromosome 10, sHepPer1.hap1, whole genome shotgun sequence genome encodes these proteins:
- the srsf5a gene encoding serine and arginine rich splicing factor 5a isoform X3 — MLDHDQEEVGAEEAESHHASVIADRVVTEVEEEREGMAVQFVLNTELLWKTCPLGSVGRSPSATSCQHISSFNWESGMVWAVDFSMASIRSLRDQTTGGVHFCTDLKDLMRQAGEVTFVDAHRNNKNEGVVEFASYSDMKNALDKLEGTEINGRKIRLIEDRKRRTRSRSHSRSSSRSRSRSPSPRPSKSESRSRSRSRSKSRSASRSPDRKDQPTTNNQAHSRSKSPSGLTNQSRSRSRSVESAD, encoded by the exons ATGCTCGATCACGATCAAGAGGAGGTTGGCGCAGAGGAGGCAGAATCCCACCACGCTTCAGTTATCGCAGATCGCGTGGtaacggaggtggaggaggagagggaag GTATGGCCGTCCAGTTCGTACTGAATACCGAATTATTGTGGAAAACTTGTCCTCTAGGGTCAGTTGGCAG GTCCCCATCTGCTACCTCTTGTCAACACATTTCCTCCTTCAACTGGGAAAGTGGCATGGTCTGGGCTGTAGACTTCTCCATGGCCAGCATCCGTTCACTTCGTGATCAGACAACTGGAGGGGTGCATTTTTGTACG GATTTGAAGGACTTAATGAGACAGGCTGGAGAGGTCACCTTTGTGGATGCACACAGAAACAACAAGAATGAAGG GGTGGTTGAGTTTGCCTCATATAGTGATATGAAAAATGCTCTCGACAAGTTGGAAGGTACAGAGATAAATGGTCGAAAGATCAGATTAATTGAAGACCGGAAACGCAG GACTAGAAGCAGATCTCATTCTAGAAGTTCCTCAAGATCTCGCAGTAGGTCCCCATCACCCAGGCCGTCAAAGTCAGAAAGTAGGTCCAGAAGCAGGAGCCGCAGTAAATCCCGTTCTGCCAGCAGATCACCTGACAGAAAAGATCAGCCAACAACGAATAACCAGGCACATTCAAGATCAAAATCTCCTTCTGGATTGACAAACCAGTCGAGGTCCAGGTCGCGTTCTGTAGAAAGTGCTGACTAG